The following proteins are encoded in a genomic region of Nicotiana sylvestris chromosome 4, ASM39365v2, whole genome shotgun sequence:
- the LOC104240048 gene encoding probable protein phosphatase 2C 10 isoform X2, producing the protein MVKLSCFNANCGQCVGGESSSSSGRGRSHEGNTKYGVSLVKGKADHRMEDYHVAKFVQIEGHELGLFAIYDGHLGDEVPSYLQKHLFANILKEDEFWVDPRRAITKAYEKTDQAILSNSSNLGRGGSTAVTAILINSLRLWVANVGDSRAVLSRGGQAIQMTIEHEPNTERASIEDRGGFVSNMPGDVARVNGQLAVSRAFGDKSLKSHLRSDPDILDIYVDVNCEVLILASDGLWKRCCVTLFRSTCIRPW; encoded by the exons ATGGTTAAGCTAAGCTGTTTTAATGCTAATTGTGGCCAG TGCGTAGGTGGAGAGTCTTCTTCTAGCTCTGGTAGAGGAAGAAGCCATGAGGGTAATACTAAGTATGGTGTCAGCCTAGTGAAGGGGAAGGCTGATCATCGGATGGAAGATTACCATGTCGCTAAATTTGTACAGATAGAAGGACATGAGCTTGGCTTATTTGCTATTTATGATGGTCATTTGGGGGATGAGGTTCCTTCTTATCTGCAGAAACATCTGTTTGCCAATATCTTAAAGGAG GATGAGTTTTGGGTAGATCCACGCAGAGCAATCACAAAAGCCTACGAAAAAACTGACCAGGCAATACTTTCAAATAGTTCTAATTTGGGCCGAGGTGGGTCCACTGCTGTCACCGCTATTCTGATAAATAGCCTAAGATTGTGGGTAGCTAATGTGGGAGATTCACGAGCTGTTCTTTCTCGGGGTGGTCAAGCTATTCAGATGACGATAGAACATGAGCCAAATACAGAACGAGCCAGCATTGAGGATAGAGGAGGTTTTGTCTCAAATATGCCAG GGGATGTTGCAAGAGTGAATGGGCAGCTGGCTGTTTCTCGTGCTTTTGGAGATAAGAGTCTTAAATCACATTTGCGATCAGATCCTGATATTCTAGATATCTACGTTGATGTCAATTGTGAAGTTCTTATCCTTGCAAGTGATGGTCTTTGGAAG CGGTGTTGCGTGACACTGTTTCGTTCCACGTGCATCCGCCCCTGGTGA
- the LOC104240048 gene encoding probable protein phosphatase 2C 9 isoform X1, translating to MVKLSCFNANCGQCVGGESSSSSGRGRSHEGNTKYGVSLVKGKADHRMEDYHVAKFVQIEGHELGLFAIYDGHLGDEVPSYLQKHLFANILKEDEFWVDPRRAITKAYEKTDQAILSNSSNLGRGGSTAVTAILINSLRLWVANVGDSRAVLSRGGQAIQMTIEHEPNTERASIEDRGGFVSNMPGDVARVNGQLAVSRAFGDKSLKSHLRSDPDILDIYVDVNCEVLILASDGLWKVMSNQEAVDIARRVKDPQKAAKQLTAEALKRDSKDDISCVVVRFR from the exons ATGGTTAAGCTAAGCTGTTTTAATGCTAATTGTGGCCAG TGCGTAGGTGGAGAGTCTTCTTCTAGCTCTGGTAGAGGAAGAAGCCATGAGGGTAATACTAAGTATGGTGTCAGCCTAGTGAAGGGGAAGGCTGATCATCGGATGGAAGATTACCATGTCGCTAAATTTGTACAGATAGAAGGACATGAGCTTGGCTTATTTGCTATTTATGATGGTCATTTGGGGGATGAGGTTCCTTCTTATCTGCAGAAACATCTGTTTGCCAATATCTTAAAGGAG GATGAGTTTTGGGTAGATCCACGCAGAGCAATCACAAAAGCCTACGAAAAAACTGACCAGGCAATACTTTCAAATAGTTCTAATTTGGGCCGAGGTGGGTCCACTGCTGTCACCGCTATTCTGATAAATAGCCTAAGATTGTGGGTAGCTAATGTGGGAGATTCACGAGCTGTTCTTTCTCGGGGTGGTCAAGCTATTCAGATGACGATAGAACATGAGCCAAATACAGAACGAGCCAGCATTGAGGATAGAGGAGGTTTTGTCTCAAATATGCCAG GGGATGTTGCAAGAGTGAATGGGCAGCTGGCTGTTTCTCGTGCTTTTGGAGATAAGAGTCTTAAATCACATTTGCGATCAGATCCTGATATTCTAGATATCTACGTTGATGTCAATTGTGAAGTTCTTATCCTTGCAAGTGATGGTCTTTGGAAG GTGATGTCTAATCAAGAGGCAGTCGATATAGCCAGAAGAGTTAAAGATCCCCAGAAAGCAGCCAAGCAATTAACAGCGGAAGCATTGAAGAGAGACAGCAAAGATGATATATCTTGTGTCGTCGTCAGATTTAGGTGA